AATTTTTCGCTTTTTGCCAGTAATTTTTCCATTCCGGCTTCTTGAAAAATATCTAAAGAAGCCTGATGTGCTGCCAAAGCAAGTACATTTGAGTTGGCTACTTGCCAACCATCCGCGCCATGCATAGGGATAAATCCTTTTTCCATAAGAAAACGCTGCCCTTCATCATGTCCCCACCAACCAGCAAAACGAGGAAGGTCTGGTCTCTCGGCAAATCGCTCATGAACAAATATTCCTGAAATGTTTCCTGGGCCTGAATTCATGTATTTATAACTGCACCAGGTAGCAAAATCAACATCCCAATCATGCAGCTTCAAACTTGCGTTTCCAGCGGCATGAGCTAAATCAAATCCAGCATAGGCTCCCACAGCATGTGCGGCATTGGTGATTGCCTTGATGTCAAATAATTGACCTGTATAATATTGTAGCCCTGCCATATTTACTACGGCCAGGGAATCACCCAGTTCATGGATTTTAGCAAGAATATCCTCAGTTCTTAGATTGTGCTCGCCGGCTCTTGGTTTTAGTTCTATAATAGTGCTTTCTGGATCTAGCCCATGAAATTTAACCTGAGTTTCGAGCATGTATTGATCCGATGGAAATGCTCCTGCTTCCACCAATATTTTATTTCTTTTTTCTGTTGGCTGGTAGAAAGAAACCATTAAAAAGTGGAGGTTAGAACTCAAATTATTCATTGCCACCACTTCATGTGTATGGGCTCCCACAATTTCAGCTAATGCAGGTTTGGATTTTTTTCTTGCATAATACCATGCGTCTTCTCCATGGAAATGACCATCAACAGCTAAATTTTCCCAGTTGGAAAGCTCTTTGTCGAGATAAGACTTTACCGTCTTTGGCTGTAAGCCAAGGGAGTTTCCACAAAAATAAATGGCTTGTTTTCCATTCACCTTTGGGAAATAAAATTGATCTCTAAATTTCGCCAATGGATCATCTTCATCCATTTTTTTGGCAAACTCTGCTGTAAACTGATATTCGGTTGGGTTCATAATTATTCTCAAATAAATAAAGCAGCCTGAACACTCAAGCTGCTATAATTTAAACTTATAAAAAGTGTCAAAACGTTCACTTTTTACTTTTTCATCACGGTTCCACACTTTTTGCAGGTCGTATTCTCTGGGTTGGACCAAAAACGATCCATGATAGGAGGAAGCTGATTTACAATATCTGTTACCTCTGCATATTCTTCATACAGCTTTTCACCGCAATTTTCACAGTGCCAAATAAACCCATCCTTTTCTCCTGCATTTCTGTATCTCTCCACGACAAGTCCAATTGTATTGGCCGGTCTTCTTGGAGAATGAGGGACTTTTGGAGGCAATAGGAAAATCTCACCCTCGCGTATGTGAATATCAACAGGCTTACCGTCTTCGATGATTTTTAATACAATATCACCTTCAAGTTGGTAGAAAAACTCCTCTCCTTCATTGTAATGGTAATCCTTTCGAGAGTTGGGTCCTCCCACCACCATGATGATAAAATCCTCATTTTCTACATAGACTTGCTTATTGCCAACAGGGGGCTTCAGCAAATGCCTATTTTCATCAATCCAGTTTTTAAAGTTGAATGGTTTAGCGACTGCCATGAATAATTATTTTTTAGTTAAAAAGGGACTTTGCTTTTTACTAGGGTATCTCATCTCAAGCTTAAAAGTATTAAAAAACATGCGCATTTTTGGCTTACTTTGTTCCAAAGCCCAAAAACATGCAAAATCCAATAATTGACTTGCATTGCGATATGCTTTCCTATCTGGCAAAAGTACCCGCTGCAAGCCCATTTTCTAAAGATGATATTGCCTGCGCAATTCCCTTCCTTAAATCAGGAGAGGTTCGCATGCAAGTGATGGCTATCTACACGGATGTCAAAGAGGAATCTATGAATTTAGCTTTAAAACAAGCTACAATCTTTAGTCAGCTGCTTGAGAAACATACCATTGATCTGGAGCTGGTGACAAAGGCGTTTTTACAGAATTGGGAAAATCAATCTAAAATTGGAATCATCGCTTCAATAGAAAATGCTGCGGGTCTTGGCAATGAATCTGCCTCCATGAAGGAAGTTTATCAGCAGTTTGATGATATTTTAGAAAAGACGAAGGCTTTAGCCTATGTCTCATTGACTCATCATACTGAAAATCGATTTGGAGGGGGAAACTATACCGAAGGAATAGGTCTCAAAGAAGATGGGAAAAGGGTTCTTGATTATATGCATGGAAAAAAAATCCCTATTGACCTTTCTCATACTTCAGATTTACTTGCCGAAGGTATTTTCAATCATATTGATCAAGCAGGATTGGATGTGCCAATTATTGCCAGCCACTCCAATTTTAGATCCATTTGGAATCATAAAAGAAATCTAACCGATGAGTTTGCAAAGGAAATCTCGAAACGAGGAGGGATAATCGGTGTGAACTTTCTCCGTGCTTTCTTGGATAATGATCATCCAGAGAGGATTCTCGAGCACCTGTCGTATGGTTTTGAGCTTTGTGGAGATGATACCATCTGTTTTGGTGCAGATTTCTTTTACACCAAGGATTTTGGAGATCCTTCGAGAATTCCCTTTTATTTTCCAATGGTAGAAAACTCAAGTAAATACCCATCCTTATTAGAAGCTTTGTCAAGTGATTTGAATGAGCAACAGCAGAGCAATTTGGCTTATGGGAATGCACTCAATTTTTACAAAAAACTCTGGAGCTGATATGTCTTCCCATCATTTTGTCAAAGACCAACAAGAGCCTGCCGTTTTTATTCTAAAGGGTGAAGGCTTGAAATTAGAGCAGATTAGTCCATTGCTGGAGTGGGTACCAATGGTCTTGGTAGCTCAGGAAGCATTAGATCAAGTGCTCAGTTGGGGGATAAAAATTGATGTGATTTTAGCCACAGAGTCTTTTCAAAAAGAGAATATCCATTTATTGGAGGAACAGTATCCAGTTAAATTTTTAACCGCAAAACCAGAAAATACACTTGAAGAAGGGATCCAGTTCCTTTTGGCTAGTAAGTATTTTGCGGTGCATCTGATTGGCTTTTCACATCAAGGCGCATTGACATTGGGAGAAAAAGTAAAGTTGATGGATTTGACCTTGATGGATGGAGATTGGAAATATTATCCCGTGAAGTCAGGAGTTTTTAAGAAATGGCTTCCAGAAAGTGATATCCACATTCATGGAAAAGAAGGGATGCCCATAGAAATTCAAAATGAAAATGGAACGTTGCTTTTGCCCATTACCTATGCCACTTTTATTGAGGTTCCTGAAGGGATAACAGAAATTAAAGGATCTGAGATTTTTTGGATTGGAGAGAAGGTCGGTTCATCCACTTAAAAAACATGAGTGTGCCTGTAGCATAACAAAGCACATCCAGAGGGTCGGCAGTATAAGTTGTAGAAACCCTAGGCAATACCAATTCAAAAATAATTGAGAAATAGAGGAGGCCGATAAACAATTGTTTTTTAGTAAATACCAGTTCCATTTTTGATGGATGAATCCATCGCATTACTTGTAGACAAATTCCAAAAACGACAGGCATTGCCATCAGATCATCTCCATAGGAGTGGTAAAATGGAATAAATACCCCAAGAGATTTTTCAAAATACTGATTGAGCCAAAAAGCAAGGGAAGCAAAAATGAATAAGGGATTTTTGAAAAGTTCTATCATCCTGGCAAAGCTGCTATTAGCCACATTAGAAAAGTCATAATGGTCATGAAAACCATATAAAATAGGTTTCCTGATTTTTTGAAAAATTTTACAATACTGCTGTCATCTGGATGGACATAAAACATCCAGTTTTTCTCATTCTGCTCTTTCTCATTCGCTATCTTTTGTGCCCTATCCAGTTCTACTTTGGACAAGGGCTCTCCGCAGTGTTCGCACTTGTCTTGAAAGTTATTACTCCATTCCGACCATTGGCCGCAATGAGGGCATTTCTTCTGACTCATGATTCAATTGGTTTTTTTCAAGTATTTGCCGCCACCATTCGGTCTTTGCCATTCAGGTCCTGTACCAAGTCAATATTTTTGTAGCCTAAACTTTCTAAAAGCTTGACTGTCTGAGGACCAAAATTATTATGGATTTCATAGTATAATTTTCCTCCGGGTTTCAATAATTTCAGTGCCTTTTCTGCAATCACCCTATAAAATAAGAGAGGATCATGATCAGGAACAAAAAGTGCTAACCCGGGCTCGAAATCCCTAACATTACTATGCAATTCATCCCATTCTGCTTCCGGCACATAGGGAGGATTGCTCACAACAATATCCAATTCAGATAAGGCTGGAGTATCTTTCAATATATCTAAATGGAAAAACGTAACCTGAGCCCCCAAGTGTTCGGCATTTTCTTCAGCAACTTCCAATGCCTCTTCGGAAACATCCGCTGTATAAATTTCAGGCTTATTCAGCTCCAAAGCCAAGCTGATCGGGATACAGCCAGAACCGGTACCGATATCTAAGACTTTTAGACCAGCACTTGGATTTTGTTTGATGATCATATGGACCAACTCTTCCGTTTCATTTCTTGGGATTAATACTGATTCATCCACAAAAAAATCCCTGCCATAAAAAGGAGCCTTGCCAATGATGTACTGTACGGGTTCACCAGACTTGAGTCGCTGCAAATCTTCAAACAAGTCTTCCGATAAGCTGTCTTCTTTTACTTCATTCAGTCCATCAACTTTTCTCAAGCCTAAATGGTATTCCAGCAACCATTGAATTAGGTTGTTTGCTTCTTCCGGTGAATATAAGGTGAGCTCATTCGCCCATTGTTTTACTAGTTCGTTGTAATTGCTCATGCTGATGCGAATGCCCTTAGTTTGCAGCAAAGGTAGCAAACCCCGATCATGATTTCTGAAAATTTTGACCAAAAATGATTGAGAGTTAACTCTTATTGCCTTACAATCAATTCATTTTAAAAACTGATTCTGAGAGAACAGAAAGAAAACCTACCTTTGTGAAGAATTTCTTTCTCATGAAGCTACATAACAATACCATCCGCGGGGTTCATTCTGCACTCGCTGCCATATTCGAAGAAGGTCAATACGCAGATAAAGTGATCGAAAGGACACTTAAATCTAATCCTAAATGGGGATCCAGAGACCGTTCATTCATCGCAGAAACTACCTACGAGATGGTCCGATGGTGGAGGCTGATTAATTATCTCAGCCCATCAAATAATCCATATGATCTTTTCGGAACCTATTGGTTGATGCAGGGGCATAGTTTACCACCTTGGGAAGAGTTTGAAAAAATAAATCCAGACAAGTTAAAAGATCGATACGAGAAGTTGGAAGACCCCGCTTTGATAGAGTCAATTCCAGACTGGCTTCAGGAATTAGGTGAAAAAGAGTTGGGAGACCTTTGGGAAGCTGAGATCCATAGCCTTAATCAGGAAGCGGAAGTAGTACTTCGAGTAAATACCCTGAAGGCGACCAGAGAAAGGCTTAAGAATTTATTAGCTGAGGATAATATCAGTACCCATATCATCAAAGGCTATAAAGACGCCTTGATTTTGGATGAGCGACAAAATGTATTTAGGCATCCTTCATTTAAACAGGGGATGTTTGAGGTACAGGATGGATCTTCTCAGCTAGTTGCGGAGTCTTTGGCTGTAGAGCCAGGAATGCGAGTTATCGATGCCTGTGCAGGAGCTGGAGGAAAATCTTTGCATTTAGCTGCACTGATGGAAAATAAAGGGAAAGTTCTTTCGATGGATGTGGAAGAATGGAAACTACAACAAACCAAGCTAAGAGCCAGAAGAGATGGAGTATCAATTATTGAGAGAAAGGTCATAGAAAACTCTAAAACGATTAAGAGACTGAAAGAGTCAGCAGATCGTTTGTTGCTGGATGTGCCTTGCTCAGGGTTAGGGGTTTTGAAAAGGAACCCAGATACCAAATGGAAATTGAATCCAGAATCCATCGAAAAGGTAAAACAAACTCAACAGGAGATTCTCCAAAATTACCCATCCATGTTAAAGCCTGGAGGCCAAATGGTTTATGCAACATGTAGCATTTTGCCTTCGGAGAATCAGGAGCAAGTACAAAAGTTTCTAGCTTCAGAAGCTGGGAAAAACTTCGAATTGATAGAAGATCAAAAAGTGCTTTCTCACGAGAGTGGCTTTGATGGATTCTACATTGCGAGACTCTTGAAAAAATAGTTATTAGAGATATATCTCTCAAAATCAAAAAGTTATTTCTAACTTCATAGCTTAATTTTTATTCTATGAAGTTGGAATTAATTTTTACTATAGTCAATACCATAGCCTTCCTCTGCTGGGTTTTTCTATTTGCTTTATACCAAAAGCGATGGGTTTACCAGTTACTTTTTAGCATCACATTTGTGATTTTAGGAATCGCCTATTTATTCTTTATCATTCGTGGGATGGGAGCTGGCACAGGAGGAAACTTCGATTCTTTGGCGCACGTCCGATTGCTGTTTGAAAGCGATGAAGCCTTATTGGCAGGATGGATTCATTACTTGGTTTTTGACCTTTTTGTGGGAATGTGGATCTCTCATAATGCCGATCAGCGAAAAATCAACCGTTGGATTCTTTTTCCATGCCTTGTTTTGACATTTATGGCTGGGCCCGCAGGGCTTTTATTGTATATAATTATCCGGGTGGTACACTCGAAAAAATGGATTCAGGAACCATTTTCCAATCGGTTTACCTCTTGATTTATAGAAGATTCTTTAAGTTTTGACAAAAATTATTGCCTGATTCGATATTAATTTTGTCAATGATTAGTTTCATAATGATTTTTGTTTGTAATTTTGACGGGCAAATAGGGTTACCAACAACCAATATTTGCCATGAATAGAAACTCCGACAAGTTCCTTTACGAAGCACTCACCTACGACGACGTGCTTCTTGTTCCAGGGTATTCAGAAGTCCTTCCACGCGACACGAATACTTCCACTCAACTCACCAAAAAAATCAGACTAAACATTCCCTTGGTTTCCGCTGCAATGGATACGGTTACTGAAGCGGAATTGGCAATTGCTATTGCCCTTGAAGGTGGTTTGGGATTCGTTCACAAAAACATGTCTATTGAGCAGCAGGCTGCTCAAGTACGCAAAGTGAAGCGTTCGCAAGCAGGTATGATCTTGGATCCTATCACCCTGCATATTGATTCCTTTGTAAAGGATGCTGAGTCAATTATGAGAGAATTTCATATTGGCGGAATTCCTGTAGTAGATGAAAATCGAACCCTCAAAGGAATTATTACAAACAGAGACTTAAGGTTTATTAAAGATCAAAATCGTCCAATCAGAGAGATTATGACGATTGATAACCTGATTACTGCCAAGTCTGGTGTTTCTTTAGAGCAAGCAGAAGAAATTCTTCAAGAATATAAAATCGAAAAACTTCCTATCGTTGACGAGGATAACAAGCTGACAGGTTTGATTACCTATAAGGATATTCTCAAAAGAAAGGACAAGCCAAATGCTTGTAAAGATGAGTATGGAAGATTAAGAGTAGGTGCTGCTGTAGGGGTTACTGCAGATATTGTGGAGAGAGTTGAAGCATTGAAAGCAGCAGGAGTAGATGTTGTTTCTATCGATACAGCTCATGGCCACTCCAAAGGAGTAATAGAAACTTGTAAAAAGATAAAAGAGGCATTCCCTGATCTGGAAGTTATCGTAGGAAATATTGCGACTCCAGAAGCAGCAATTGCTTTGGCAGATGCCGGTGCCGATGCTGTAAAAGTAGGTGTAGGTCCAGGTTCTATTTGTACTACTAGAATTATTGCGGGGGTCGGGGTACCTCAGCTTTCTGCAGTATTCGAGTGTTCGCAAGCCTTAAAAGACCGTGGTGTCCCAGTTATTGCAGATGGTGGTATCCGATACTCAGGAGACTTAGTTAAAGCTATCGCAGCCGGAGGAAGCTCGATCATGATTGGATCTTTACTTGCAGGAACAGAAGAAGCACCTGGGGAAATGATTATTTTCCAAGGAAGAAAGTTTAAATCATACAGAGGAATGGGCTCTCTGGAAGCTATGGAGTCTGGTTCCAAAGACAGATACTTCCAGGATGCAGAAGATAATATCAAAAAATTAGTTCCTGAAGGAATTGTTGGAAGAGTACCTTACAAAGGATTGGTAGCAGAAGTGCTTTACCAGTTGGTAGGTGGACTTCAGGCAGGAATGGGCTACTGTGGCACGCAAACAATTGAAGACTTGATGAGAGATGGTAAGTTTGTGAAGATTACCGCAGCTGGTGTGAAAGAATCTCATCCACATGATGTGAGTGTCACGAGAGAAGCTCCTAATTATAGTCTTAAGGGATAATCCCAAAGAATTTTAAGTATAAAAAAATCCGGCCTTCAAGCCGGATTTTTTGTTTATGAATACCGATCCTTAAAATTCTGAGATCGTTTTTCTTCTTCAATTAGGTAAGATCTTTGATTTCATAATCCTGAAGGTGAACATTGTACCAGCCACCTTCGAGCGTAGCGCCATACTTTTTGTAAAAATTGATTGCTGGCTCGTTCCAGTCCAATACTTGCCACATCATTCCAGTACAACCATCTTCTATGGTTTTAGCCATCACTCGGTCAAACAATAATTTTCCTGCGCCATTCCCTCTTTCTGATTCCGTCACAACCAAATCCTCCAAATACAATCTCTTACCTTTCCAAGTACTGTAACGATAATAATAAACTGCAATCCCTATGATTTCATTAGTCTCATCTTTTTCGCAAACAAACATTCCATAAACAGGATTTGGACCAAAACCATCCTTTTTCATCATTTCTACCGTATTGATGACTTCCTCTGGAGCTTTCTCATAAAGTGCCAATTCATGGATTAACTCAAGTGCTCTCGGTAGATCCTCCTCGCGGCAATTTCTTATTGAGTACATTACTATGTTGTTTAAGGTAAATTAATTTGCTTTTTCCTCCAATGAAGGGCTAAATTTAATCAAATCCAATAAACAATGTTTTTAGCCATCGACGCCGGTAATTCCAATGTGGTTTTTGCACTTTTTGACCAAGAGAATGAAACTTGGACAAATCATTTTAGGGTGGAAACCAAAGGGAGTAAACTTACTTCACAATTGAGTAAGAAAGTCCCACTATACTTTTTGGAACACGATATTTCTCCTTCCGAAATCAGTGAAATTGGTTTTAGCTCGGTAGTGCCTGAAGTGAATCCTGTCATTCAGCAGTTTTGCAAAAACTTTTTTGGTATTTCACCTTATCAAATTAGCCCAAAAAGTTATAAGAAGCTTCCAGTGTCTTCTTTACGACCTAATGAAATAGGCACTGATCTCATGTGCAATGTCATGGCAGCCTATGATAGATATCAAAAGGCAATACTGGTTGTGGATTTTGGGACGGCTTTAACTTTTACAGTGGTGGATCAGGAGGGTAAAATCCTTGGGGTCAATATCGTTCCAGGATTGAGAACAGCAATCAATTCCCTGTTTCACAATACCTCCAAGCTGCCCAATGTAGCGTTGAAAATGCCAGATTCAGCTTTGGGTCAAGATACGATCCATGCCATTCAGGCAGGTATTTTATACGGCTACACAGGTTTGGTGAGAGGGATGATAGAAAGTATAGAAAAGGAGACCAAATATAGCTATCAGATCATTGCCACTGGTGGCCTTTCTTCGGTTTTAACTCCCTTGGCAGAGGTGTTTGACGAAATTGATTTGAATTTGACCTTGGAAGGTTTGAGGTTAATTACCAAAGCAAACACCTAAATCAGAGGACATTGGATGATCCTATTTGGGTCCGGGCAGATCGCTCGATATTTCTCAATTTCTTTTTGTGAACATACGCCCGGGAAGTCCCCTTTTTTGCCAAGCATGTCTCGCATTAACTGAAAGTGGAGGTGTGGAGGCCAGTCTCCATTTTCTGGATAAGGGCCTATATGACAAAGTAGTTCTCCGGCCTGTACAGCTTTTCCAACTTGAAGATTATCTAAATCGCTTTTTAACAAGTGACCGTATAGCGAATAAAAATGTTCTCCTGCAATGGAATGCTCCAAGATGATGGTTGCTCCGTAATCACCGAAGCCAGCATTATCTTGAAAAGAGTGAATCTTACCTTCTAAAGGCACAAAAACTGGAGTTCCTGATTCCGTCCAAACATCTACTCCTAAATGGATATTTCTGAAATCAGCTTCTTTCGTGGCAAAAACTTCCGATCTTCTGTATATCGCCCGATGCTCAAAATATCCCCCAACACCATATTTCTTTCCTTGGTCCTTAAGCTGATGGAAGACATACCTATTAAAAGCATTTGTGTTTGATAAATCTACGATTGCTAAATCAGCGTTAGCTGGACTAAAGTCCAACTTCATCGTGTTTTTTTCAGTCAGAGCCTCTCCCATCAAAGGGTAGAAGTCAATTCCATTCCAATTCATTTCTCAAGATAAAAAATGAATTTTTCTATGCTAGTACCTTCCATAAACTTGGAATAAATTTCAATCTAATTATTCCTAATTCTAGCCAAATGTCTAATTTCATTTTATGAATCCTAACTTCCCCTCATTAGCTGGAATCAAGGCAGCACACCGGCGCATTCAACCTTTTATTCATAGAACTCCCATCCTTTCTTCAGAGGCAATCAATGAGATTGCTGGATGTGAAATAGTTTTTAAATGTGAGAATTTTCAAAAAGTGGGAGCATTTAAAGCAAGAGGGGCAGCAAATGCGGTGATGAAGCTTAATGAAGAGCAAAAGAGAAAGGGAGTGGCTACACACAGTTCGGGGAATCATGCAGCTGCATTGGCGAGAGCGGCAGGTGTTGCAGGAATCCCTGCCTATATCGTCATGCCATCCAATGCTCCTGAAATAAAAAAGAAAGCAGTCAAAGGATATGGTGGAGAAATCATAGAATGTGAACCCAATCTAATGGCTCGAGAAACTACTTTGGAGTCAGTGGTGGCTAGGACAGGGGCTACTTTTATCCCACCTTATGATTTTATGGATGTGATCGAAGGGCAAGCCACTTGTGCTTTGGAGTTCCTGGAAGATGAAGAGGGAATCGAACTATTGATGGCCCCTGTCGGTGGTGGTGGGCTTTTAGGTGGAACGGCTTTGACGGCCTATTACATGTCGCCTGAAGTAGAGGTTATTGCTGGAGAGCCTACGGGAGCAGATGACGCATATCAGTCCTTTCAAGCAGGAAAAATCATCCCTCAGTCCGGGCCCAACACCATTGCTGATGGTTTATTGACTTCTTTGGGTGAATTGAATTTCGAGTTGATTCAAAAGTATGTTTCAGATATCCTATTGGCAACGGACCCTCAAATTATAGAAGCAATGCGACTTATTTATGAGCGAATGAAGATTGTCATCGAGCCTTCCTGCGCGGTACCGCTGGCCGCACTTTTGGCCAATAAAGATCGATTTAATGGAAAAAAAGTAGGGATAATTCTTTCAGGAGGAAATGTAGATTTAGGGAAACTTCCTTTTTAATTTCCTGATTACTTCAAAGTTGAATATTATAGGATTTGGACATAAAGTGAAGG
Above is a window of Algoriphagus machipongonensis DNA encoding:
- a CDS encoding RsmB/NOP family class I SAM-dependent RNA methyltransferase — encoded protein: MKLHNNTIRGVHSALAAIFEEGQYADKVIERTLKSNPKWGSRDRSFIAETTYEMVRWWRLINYLSPSNNPYDLFGTYWLMQGHSLPPWEEFEKINPDKLKDRYEKLEDPALIESIPDWLQELGEKELGDLWEAEIHSLNQEAEVVLRVNTLKATRERLKNLLAEDNISTHIIKGYKDALILDERQNVFRHPSFKQGMFEVQDGSSQLVAESLAVEPGMRVIDACAGAGGKSLHLAALMENKGKVLSMDVEEWKLQQTKLRARRDGVSIIERKVIENSKTIKRLKESADRLLLDVPCSGLGVLKRNPDTKWKLNPESIEKVKQTQQEILQNYPSMLKPGGQMVYATCSILPSENQEQVQKFLASEAGKNFELIEDQKVLSHESGFDGFYIARLLKK
- a CDS encoding ABA4-like family protein produces the protein MKLELIFTIVNTIAFLCWVFLFALYQKRWVYQLLFSITFVILGIAYLFFIIRGMGAGTGGNFDSLAHVRLLFESDEALLAGWIHYLVFDLFVGMWISHNADQRKINRWILFPCLVLTFMAGPAGLLLYIIIRVVHSKKWIQEPFSNRFTS
- a CDS encoding 3-hydroxyanthranilate 3,4-dioxygenase, producing MAVAKPFNFKNWIDENRHLLKPPVGNKQVYVENEDFIIMVVGGPNSRKDYHYNEGEEFFYQLEGDIVLKIIEDGKPVDIHIREGEIFLLPPKVPHSPRRPANTIGLVVERYRNAGEKDGFIWHCENCGEKLYEEYAEVTDIVNQLPPIMDRFWSNPENTTCKKCGTVMKK
- a CDS encoding peptidoglycan DD-metalloendopeptidase family protein, producing MNWNGIDFYPLMGEALTEKNTMKLDFSPANADLAIVDLSNTNAFNRYVFHQLKDQGKKYGVGGYFEHRAIYRRSEVFATKEADFRNIHLGVDVWTESGTPVFVPLEGKIHSFQDNAGFGDYGATIILEHSIAGEHFYSLYGHLLKSDLDNLQVGKAVQAGELLCHIGPYPENGDWPPHLHFQLMRDMLGKKGDFPGVCSQKEIEKYRAICPDPNRIIQCPLI
- the prmC gene encoding peptide chain release factor N(5)-glutamine methyltransferase, giving the protein MSNYNELVKQWANELTLYSPEEANNLIQWLLEYHLGLRKVDGLNEVKEDSLSEDLFEDLQRLKSGEPVQYIIGKAPFYGRDFFVDESVLIPRNETEELVHMIIKQNPSAGLKVLDIGTGSGCIPISLALELNKPEIYTADVSEEALEVAEENAEHLGAQVTFFHLDILKDTPALSELDIVVSNPPYVPEAEWDELHSNVRDFEPGLALFVPDHDPLLFYRVIAEKALKLLKPGGKLYYEIHNNFGPQTVKLLESLGYKNIDLVQDLNGKDRMVAANT
- a CDS encoding dipeptidase, producing the protein MQNPIIDLHCDMLSYLAKVPAASPFSKDDIACAIPFLKSGEVRMQVMAIYTDVKEESMNLALKQATIFSQLLEKHTIDLELVTKAFLQNWENQSKIGIIASIENAAGLGNESASMKEVYQQFDDILEKTKALAYVSLTHHTENRFGGGNYTEGIGLKEDGKRVLDYMHGKKIPIDLSHTSDLLAEGIFNHIDQAGLDVPIIASHSNFRSIWNHKRNLTDEFAKEISKRGGIIGVNFLRAFLDNDHPERILEHLSYGFELCGDDTICFGADFFYTKDFGDPSRIPFYFPMVENSSKYPSLLEALSSDLNEQQQSNLAYGNALNFYKKLWS
- a CDS encoding type III pantothenate kinase, which produces MFLAIDAGNSNVVFALFDQENETWTNHFRVETKGSKLTSQLSKKVPLYFLEHDISPSEISEIGFSSVVPEVNPVIQQFCKNFFGISPYQISPKSYKKLPVSSLRPNEIGTDLMCNVMAAYDRYQKAILVVDFGTALTFTVVDQEGKILGVNIVPGLRTAINSLFHNTSKLPNVALKMPDSALGQDTIHAIQAGILYGYTGLVRGMIESIEKETKYSYQIIATGGLSSVLTPLAEVFDEIDLNLTLEGLRLITKANT
- a CDS encoding GNAT family N-acetyltransferase; amino-acid sequence: MYSIRNCREEDLPRALELIHELALYEKAPEEVINTVEMMKKDGFGPNPVYGMFVCEKDETNEIIGIAVYYYRYSTWKGKRLYLEDLVVTESERGNGAGKLLFDRVMAKTIEDGCTGMMWQVLDWNEPAINFYKKYGATLEGGWYNVHLQDYEIKDLT
- the kynU gene encoding kynureninase, with product MNPTEYQFTAEFAKKMDEDDPLAKFRDQFYFPKVNGKQAIYFCGNSLGLQPKTVKSYLDKELSNWENLAVDGHFHGEDAWYYARKKSKPALAEIVGAHTHEVVAMNNLSSNLHFLMVSFYQPTEKRNKILVEAGAFPSDQYMLETQVKFHGLDPESTIIELKPRAGEHNLRTEDILAKIHELGDSLAVVNMAGLQYYTGQLFDIKAITNAAHAVGAYAGFDLAHAAGNASLKLHDWDVDFATWCSYKYMNSGPGNISGIFVHERFAERPDLPRFAGWWGHDEGQRFLMEKGFIPMHGADGWQVANSNVLALAAHQASLDIFQEAGMEKLLAKSEKLTGYLEYLIQEISGKSGILEIITPKDPAERGCQLSLHIHRGGKAVFDEWYSQGVVGDWRNPNVIRLAPTPLYNSFMDVFSFGLILEQSLKKFA
- the guaB gene encoding IMP dehydrogenase, producing the protein MNRNSDKFLYEALTYDDVLLVPGYSEVLPRDTNTSTQLTKKIRLNIPLVSAAMDTVTEAELAIAIALEGGLGFVHKNMSIEQQAAQVRKVKRSQAGMILDPITLHIDSFVKDAESIMREFHIGGIPVVDENRTLKGIITNRDLRFIKDQNRPIREIMTIDNLITAKSGVSLEQAEEILQEYKIEKLPIVDEDNKLTGLITYKDILKRKDKPNACKDEYGRLRVGAAVGVTADIVERVEALKAAGVDVVSIDTAHGHSKGVIETCKKIKEAFPDLEVIVGNIATPEAAIALADAGADAVKVGVGPGSICTTRIIAGVGVPQLSAVFECSQALKDRGVPVIADGGIRYSGDLVKAIAAGGSSIMIGSLLAGTEEAPGEMIIFQGRKFKSYRGMGSLEAMESGSKDRYFQDAEDNIKKLVPEGIVGRVPYKGLVAEVLYQLVGGLQAGMGYCGTQTIEDLMRDGKFVKITAAGVKESHPHDVSVTREAPNYSLKG
- a CDS encoding pyridoxal-phosphate dependent enzyme; protein product: MNPNFPSLAGIKAAHRRIQPFIHRTPILSSEAINEIAGCEIVFKCENFQKVGAFKARGAANAVMKLNEEQKRKGVATHSSGNHAAALARAAGVAGIPAYIVMPSNAPEIKKKAVKGYGGEIIECEPNLMARETTLESVVARTGATFIPPYDFMDVIEGQATCALEFLEDEEGIELLMAPVGGGGLLGGTALTAYYMSPEVEVIAGEPTGADDAYQSFQAGKIIPQSGPNTIADGLLTSLGELNFELIQKYVSDILLATDPQIIEAMRLIYERMKIVIEPSCAVPLAALLANKDRFNGKKVGIILSGGNVDLGKLPF